The following are encoded together in the Danaus plexippus chromosome 15, MEX_DaPlex, whole genome shotgun sequence genome:
- the LOC116766313 gene encoding polyprenol reductase: MLNILDLGFLSVAITVAFTGFLINNYEKHVPAFVIKGFKYGSFAYQGSGANYLHIIEVPKALYRHFYAFSSVFSTLSLIYAFLVYCFEFSVHRYVVFMLKLILEQDEPTVSATASLLALSLITIQCIRRCYETYYLQVFASSSKMNLSHYIAGIVHYFAVVVAAIGQSPLFCGSQDRSKVIWMDSKTIVISPCSLIFMWAWYEQYKSNIIFANLRKDKKSGKVVTEDHKIPYGRLFEHVSSPHRMCEVIMYIVLLLLVPTRTFFCIFLWVICNQVQTAIHAHVWYKKTFKDYPSNRTAIVPKLL, from the exons atgttgaatattttggATCTTGGATTCCTTAGTGTTGCGATTACTGTTGCTTTTACCGggtttttgattaataattatgagaaGCACGTCCCAGCATTTGTGATAAAAGGCTTTAAGTATGGAAGTTTCGCGTATCAGGGTTCGGGGGCAAATTATCTGCACATTATTGAAGTGCCAAAAGCTCTCTATAGACATTTTTACGCTTTTTCTTCAGTATTTAGTACCTTGAGTCTTATATACGCATTTTTAGTGTACTGTTTCGAGTTTAGTGTTCACAGATATGTtgtgtttatgttaaaattaattcttgaGCAAGATGAACCCACAG TTTCTGCAACAGCTAGTCTATTGGCACTTTCGCTAATTACGATACAGTGTATACGGAGATGCTATGAAACTTACTACCTACAAGTGTTTGCTAGCTCAAGTAAAATGAATCTCAGCCATTATATAGCTGGTATTGTACATTACTTTGCGGTTGTAGTGGCTGCAATCGGACAGTCACCATTGTTCTGTg GCAGCCAAGACCGAAGCAAAGTTATATGGATGGATAGTAAAACAATAGTTATATCTCCTTGCAGCTTAATTTTCATGTGGGCTTGGTATGAACAGTACAAgagcaatattatatttgctaACTTACGAAAAGACAAGAAATCAGGCAAAGTGGTGACCGAAGATCACAAGATACCTTATGGACGGCTGTTTGAACATGTATCGAGTCCACACAGAATGTGTGAAGTGATTATGTACATTGTACTGCTACTATTAGTACCCACTAGGACCTTCTTCTGTATTTTCTTGTGGGTTATTTGTAACCAG gtACAAACAGCGATTCATGCTCATGTATGGTACAAAAAGACGTTTAAAGACTATCCGAGTAATAGGACAGCCATTGttcctaaattattataa